The following proteins come from a genomic window of Lolium rigidum isolate FL_2022 chromosome 5, APGP_CSIRO_Lrig_0.1, whole genome shotgun sequence:
- the LOC124655044 gene encoding glycosyltransferase BC10-like, which yields MASPYASPYALSFLLLLLSVPAVFFLAPRLLLPKTLPAIPDADETEDLALFRRAVLLSAAPTPPTAPATSGSLFGRRAHQAQPPKVAFLFLTNSDLVFAPLWEKFFAGHHGLLNLYVHADPSAVLSLPPTPSFRGRIIRGNKATARASATLISAARRLLATALLDDPANHFFALLSQSCVPLHPFPTLYRALVTDNNAGTGRHRHRSFIEILDSEDTLPARYVARGDDAMLPEVPFDRFRVGSQFFVLAKRHAVMVVRDRRLWNKFKAPCLVKSRDSCYPEEHYFPTLLDMQDPDGCTKYTLTRVNWTDAVGGHPHTYQPEEVSGDLIRDLRKSNGTYSHMFARKFAPETLGPLMEIADSVILRG from the coding sequence ATGGCGTCGCCGTACGCGTCTCCGTATGCGCTGTCCTTCCTTCTTCTGCTCCTCTCCGTCCCGGCGGtgttcttcctcgcgccgcgcctgCTGCTGCCCAAGACGCTCCCGGCCATCCCGGACGCCGACGAGACGGAGGACCTGGCGCTCTTCCGCCGCGCCGTCCTCCTCTCCGCCGCGCCCACCCCTCCCACCGCCCCCGCCACATCAGGCTCCCTCTTCGGCCGCCGAGCGCACCAGGCGCAGCCCCCCAAGGTGGCCTTCCTCTTCCTCACCAACTCCGACCTCGTCTTCGCGCCGCTCTGGGAGAAGTTCTTCGCGGGGCACCACGGCCTGCTCAACCTCTACGTCCACGCCGACCCGTCCGCGGTGCTCTCCCTCCCGCCCACGCCCTCCTTCCGCGGCCGCATCATCCGGGGCAACAAGGCCACCGCGCGCGCCTCCGCCACGCTcatctccgccgcgcgccgcctcctcgcCACCGCGCTCCTCGACGACCCGGCCAACCACTTCTTCGCGCTGCTCTCCCAGTCCTGCGTCCCGCTCCACCCCTTCCCCACCCTCTACCGCGCGCTCGTCACCGACAACAATGCCGGCaccggccgccaccgccaccgcagcTTCATCGAGATCCTCGACAGCGAGGACACGCTGCCCGCCCGCTACGTCGCCCGCGGCGACGACGCCATGCTCCCAGAGGTGCCCTTCGACCGCTTCCGCGTCGGCTCGCAGTTCTTCGTGCTCGCCAAGAGACATGCCGTCATGGTGGTCAGGGACAGGAGGCTCTGGAACAAGTTCAAGGCGCCATGCCTGGTCAAGTCCAGGGACTCCTGCTACCCCGAGGAACACTACTTCCCGACGCTGCTGGATATGCAGGACCCTGACGGCTGCACCAAGTACACGCTCACCAGGGTCAACTGGACCGACGCCGTCGGCGGCCACCCACACACCTACCAGCCGGAGGAGGTGTCCGGGGACCTCATCAGAGACCTCAGGAAGTCCAATGGCACCTACTCGCACATGTTTGCGCGCAAATTTGCGCCCGAAACCCTTGGGCCGCTCATGGAGATCGCTGATTCCGTCATCCTGCGTGGCTAG